A window from Candidatus Manganitrophaceae bacterium encodes these proteins:
- a CDS encoding cyclic nucleotide-binding domain-containing protein — translation MLKSKIWYLKKIRLLKKMTLEEMKKLDRITRMESVKTPPIFFPGDPSQQVYLLKEGRVKISRVSEDGREVTIALLEPGEIFGELEVLDDSQICIINKERFLSMVRKKPEFSFRLTKLIGLRPSQAGSF, via the coding sequence ATGCTCAAAAGCAAGATATGGTATCTCAAAAAGATCAGGCTTCTCAAAAAAATGACCCTGGAAGAGATGAAGAAATTGGATCGAATTACCCGAATGGAATCGGTAAAGACCCCCCCCATCTTTTTCCCTGGTGACCCAAGCCAGCAAGTCTATCTCTTAAAAGAAGGACGTGTCAAGATTTCTCGAGTTTCAGAGGATGGACGGGAGGTGACAATCGCCCTTCTGGAACCGGGGGAGATTTTCGGAGAGCTCGAAGTCCTGGACGACAGCCAGATCTGCATCATCAATAAAGAACGTTTCCTGTCCATGGTCCGGAAAAAACCCGAATTCTCCTTTCGCTTGACAAAATTGATCGGTCTTCGTCCTTCTCAAGCCGGATCTTTTTGA